GATAGACAGGATTGTGTTGTCTTTTCACGTCCACTCTTTCACATTCCGGAATCGGGACAGCTGGATCTGTTTGAACAGTTGCTCTTCTGGAATAACGGCGCAAGCGAAATGGTTCATTTTGCAATTGATGAGCCGTTGAATACAATTAATCTTGTTTGTTTCCGGACAATGGAAGGAATGAGCTTCCAGGAATTCCAACGTTGTCTGGAAAATATTGTGGTTGTAGCAAAAAATTCTTCGAAGCGACTCCAGCCGGAATTCGGCCTGATGCGATTGGGATAATGGTGAAGGGTTTGAAGTTAAAAGTTTTTAGTGCGCTCATTTTCTTTCTTTTTCTATCATTTTGCTACGCTTCGATGACCATTTATTTTAAGGATGGCACGAGTCGCGATGTTCATAAGATAACGTTTCGTGGCAACGTGGCAGAACTTTTTCTTATCGATGGATCCATCGTTACAGTCCCGGTAGAAAAATTGGATCTTCCTTCGAGCGGCATTGGAGCTCCGGTGGGCACGTACGGCACTTCTAAAGTTACAGGGAGTCGCCGCCCCGCTTTATCAGATAAGAAGGGAGTTTTGGGCGATCCGTTGAAACAGACGAGATTGAAAGAAGAGTGGGCGCGTTCGGAAAAGATCGCCACCGTAACGAGCAGCATTGGCCCAATGCAAAGAGGCGACACCGTTAAAATTGTCGGTGAAACGACTCCTAATACCCGGCCTTCCCGCGAAGATTACTATGACCAAACGGAATTTGAATATGATGCAGAGAGTCGCCGTTATCGCTTTCGCGCAAAGGACCTCGATCATGCGTACGTGGTTGTCTACAAGAATCAGGATGGGACTTATGGCAAGCGACTATTCGATGCAGTAACCTTCAATTCGCATTTTCAATTGAAGGAGGTCCCAAAACCTCAACCTACGATGCCTGAGTATCCTGTGATTCCTGATAAGAAGGATCCGGATGTGCGGGAAACCACTCCACTTTCAGGTCCACAGATAAAGCCCGAGTCAACTGAGCCGGAAACAACGGAACAGGAAGCGCCTCCGGCCGTTCAGCAACAGGAAGAAACGACTCTCGCCGAGCAACCGGAAACTGAACAGAAACCGGTCGAAGCCGAGAAACCTTCTCGTCGAAGCTCCTGGATTGCGTATGCCATTTTTATCGCTGTTGTGCTTGCCATCGGTCTGGGCGCGTGGTTCATTCTTGCAAGAGGGCAAAGACCATACATCGATGCATCGAAATTTTCACGATATGAAGACGACCTGAGAGAATTTGAAATCGCGATCTGGCTGCGGAATGGAAAAACGGCCGACCAATTGATGGAGATTTGTCTCAAGAAATTCTATCAGGACAGTCCTTCCATTCTTTCGGTTTGTAACAGAATGCTGAAAGGAACCCAGAAAGCGCTGGTTATTCCGTTCATAGCAAAACAAACGAATCGATCTGTCGTTGAAGCGGAAAGAATTTATGATCAGATCCATAACCAGATGGAACGGATCCGTCATCTGATTCAAGATGTTTCTCAAAGGACCGGAATTAGCCCGGCAAAACCACCTGTGGAAATTACACCCACGACCGCATCGAAAGGTACAGTGCCGACACCTCCGCCGCTGCCCAAGCACGTACAGGTTGCGTCCCAACAACCTGCTCCCGTTGCGGGAAACTCAACTTCTTCCGTAGCGTTGAATCCTGTCTCGTCACCTGACAGGCCTGTCAGTGCGCACTTGATTGAACCGCAATCACCGATGCGCACGGCCACCGATCTGCCTTCGTACGCGAATAGCGTCCTGAATCAGATTAGCTTTCTTTCTTCGCGAGAGGAGAAGTAAACAAAGTAGCGCGGGCCTCTGGCCGGCGATTCGCAGGCGGGACGCCCGCGTTACAATGCTAAGAGTTGTTTATCTTTCCGGTGCAATTGCGCATAGCTTAAAACCAGCAGCGAGATCGTGAAGATGCACAGCACGATCCAATCCACGCGTGGGGAGTCGGGGCGGTCGATCCATACGAAGTGTTTGGCTTTGGCGCGCAACTCTTTTTCCGTGTGTTCTACTTTCAAACGAGAAGCTTCCATGCGGTCCTGCTCTTTCCGTAATTTTTGCAAGGTGCGATTGGCCCTTGTTTGTAAATCCTGCAGCTCGCTTGGATAATACTTGTCCTCCATATCGCGCAGGGTTGCCTTCAGCTCATTCTGATAATGGACCATGTCATCCTGAATCTCCTTCATCCTGGCCTGTCCATCGTCGATTTGCTTTTCTAACCTGTTTCGATAGGTATAACTGGGAAGCTCGAATTCCTTTTTCATCAGGTTGTAGGACCACTTGCTGATCATCAGCTCACCGATCGGTTTTTGAATTCCCACAAGTTCCCCAAACACTCCTGAAAACAGAACTTGAGGAATCAGCAGAATCGGAACCATTGCAATCGCTTTGTCGGGCGAATTCACAACTGTGCTGACAAGCAGACCCATAGCTATTCCAGCAATCCCGCACAGCAAGAGTGGCCAGTACGCTCTAAGAAAATCAGTGGGCACTAGAGACGCCAGCACCAAACATTGAACAAAAACCAGTATTGAGAGAACAAAGAATTTTGAGCAGAGATAAGGAACGATTGACAAATAGACCATTCGTTCCCGCCGGTAGAGCGGAAGTTCCTTGCAAATTTCACGCGCCGAATTGTTGCAGCCAAACCAGAGCGCCGCCAGGGTCATCATAAAAAGCCGGTGGCTCAAGTTGGAAGTGGCGATCACAATAAAAAAAGCAATGAGCGGGGCCTGAAGCAGCAAAATCCCTGTATTTTTCTTATCGCGCAGGATGATATTCAGGTATCGTCTGGAAAGTGTTCCCCATTGTGAAATTCGTTCATGGGCGGATTCCTGGATCGTTCCGGGGGAAGAGGCCTCTTTGCGTTTGGATGGCAATACCTGGTCCCGCAATTGCGAGACTTCCTGTTGGTGGAGCGCTGTTGCGTGGAATTCATTCTGCCAGTCTTCGGCAGGTCTTTCTTTGATTTTGGAATAAAGACTCCCTATGGATCGGATGCGGAAAAAACTTCTTGCTTGTTCAGGCGAGCCGAAGAAGATTAAGCGTCCGTAGTGCATCATGGCGATTTTTGAAAACATATCAGCGTGTTCCAGAAGGTGCGTGGTCATGATGGTGATTCGGCCATCTTGCGAAAGACGTTTGAACAGAATCATCAACCTTTCATCCAGCGAAGGATCCAGTCCTGAAGTCGGCTCATCCAGAAATAGAAGTCCTGGCTTTGTCAGGAGCTCGATGGCGATGTTTACTCGTTTGCGCTGGCCGCCACTGAGCTGATGAATTGTCTGCCTTTCCTGTTCTTCCAGCTCCAGTTCTATCAAGGTTTCCCATACGCGCGCTTTTCGCTCCTTTTCGGACATATCAGCCGGAAGGCGCAGTTTTGCCGCATACATCAATGTTTCATGAACGGACAGATCGCGGTGAACAATATCATCTTGCGGGACGTAGCCGATGTTCCGTTTGAAAAGCGGAAAGTGGGAGAAGACTTCCAGGCCGTTGAGCTGAACGCGCCCGCCCAGTGGATAAGTCTGACCGCTCAAACACTTCAATAGCGTGGTCTTTCCGGAGCCGCTGGGTCCGATTAAACCTATTAATTCATTAGAAGCGCAGGAAATCGTCACACGATCCAGAATCCGTTTTTCGCCGGCTGTCATATTAATTTGCCAACCGATCAAGCGGCTCTCGCGCTGGAATGTGTAAACATTCAAAAACTCTCCCGTGTAAATCAGGAAGTAGGGCATGATCACAACCGAATCGCCCGGTTGCAGGTAAGCTTTCCGGATCGGGACATCGGAAACATAGGTGCCATTGGAGCTTTGCAGATCTTCTATGTAAACGCTTCCCCCTTCGCGTTGGATGCGAGCATGGAAAGCCGAAACGGTTGGATGATCCAGGATCAGATCCGATCTTGCATTCCTGCCAATTACCATAGGAAAAGTCACGGGTTGCTGCTGAACGAATGCAGAAATTTGCATTTCTTGCAAACGTGGCACGGGAGCGCTTGTAACGGAAGCAGGCGCGGCCGCGAGGGGACGGAGAAGCATTGCATGCTGTGTTGGATCGGATCCACTGATGGCGGTGCAATGAAACGTGATGTTTTCAATTGAAAATACTTCGCCCGGTTTTACAACTGCGTTCCGGCAAGACCTGCCCTGATAATAAAAGGACGTGCCCGGCTCGATGGCCGAGAGGATTAAAGAGTCTTTGGTGTATTCAATGCTCAGATGATGTGGAAGAATACCGGATTCAGAGACAGTCAGATCGCTCCCTCTGCTGCTTCCAAGCGTGTTGGAGCCGATCTTCAGATGGAAGATTTGTTCCTCGGGAGTCTCGGGTGATTTAACGAGAATCAGCTCCATGCTGCATCTATTATAAACAAAGTAGCGCGGACGTCTCGTCTGCGGCGGCTCGCAGGCGGGACGCCCGCGCTACTTCGTTTACATACTATAATTCTTGCTTATGAAAGTGGATCGGGATCTGGTTTTACAGATTGCAAAGCTTGCGCACATGGAGCTGACCGACGAGGAAGTTCAGCTGTTTACCACGCAGCTCGGCAGCATCCTGCAATATGTGGAAAAGCTGAACGAGGAGTCGGAGCAGGCGGAACCATTCGTGTTTGATGAATTGTTGTCTCTACCTTTCAGGGAAGATATTGTTATTCCTTCTTTGACAATCGATGCATCTTTGCAGAACGCTCCTGACCGCAAGAAGAATTTTTTTCGCGTTCCCAGGATTATTCCGTGATTGATCTCTTCCGGGCGACGATTCAAGATCTGTTACGCGCGTATCGTTCAAAAGAAACATCTCCGGTGGAGGTCTGTCAAACGTTACTCGAACGGATCGATCGATACGATT
Above is a genomic segment from bacterium containing:
- a CDS encoding ATP-binding cassette domain-containing protein, whose product is MELILVKSPETPEEQIFHLKIGSNTLGSSRGSDLTVSESGILPHHLSIEYTKDSLILSAIEPGTSFYYQGRSCRNAVVKPGEVFSIENITFHCTAISGSDPTQHAMLLRPLAAAPASVTSAPVPRLQEMQISAFVQQQPVTFPMVIGRNARSDLILDHPTVSAFHARIQREGGSVYIEDLQSSNGTYVSDVPIRKAYLQPGDSVVIMPYFLIYTGEFLNVYTFQRESRLIGWQINMTAGEKRILDRVTISCASNELIGLIGPSGSGKTTLLKCLSGQTYPLGGRVQLNGLEVFSHFPLFKRNIGYVPQDDIVHRDLSVHETLMYAAKLRLPADMSEKERKARVWETLIELELEEQERQTIHQLSGGQRKRVNIAIELLTKPGLLFLDEPTSGLDPSLDERLMILFKRLSQDGRITIMTTHLLEHADMFSKIAMMHYGRLIFFGSPEQARSFFRIRSIGSLYSKIKERPAEDWQNEFHATALHQQEVSQLRDQVLPSKRKEASSPGTIQESAHERISQWGTLSRRYLNIILRDKKNTGILLLQAPLIAFFIVIATSNLSHRLFMMTLAALWFGCNNSAREICKELPLYRRERMVYLSIVPYLCSKFFVLSILVFVQCLVLASLVPTDFLRAYWPLLLCGIAGIAMGLLVSTVVNSPDKAIAMVPILLIPQVLFSGVFGELVGIQKPIGELMISKWSYNLMKKEFELPSYTYRNRLEKQIDDGQARMKEIQDDMVHYQNELKATLRDMEDKYYPSELQDLQTRANRTLQKLRKEQDRMEASRLKVEHTEKELRAKAKHFVWIDRPDSPRVDWIVLCIFTISLLVLSYAQLHRKDKQLLAL
- a CDS encoding YbjN domain-containing protein, which gives rise to MPRYESSQTIITFIRRLNAPFSGFSSQMIPMEEGMTQMLLGQISYVDNKIALAIFTRPSDRQDCVVFSRPLFHIPESGQLDLFEQLLFWNNGASEMVHFAIDEPLNTINLVCFRTMEGMSFQEFQRCLENIVVVAKNSSKRLQPEFGLMRLG
- the gatC gene encoding Asp-tRNA(Asn)/Glu-tRNA(Gln) amidotransferase subunit GatC, with the translated sequence MKVDRDLVLQIAKLAHMELTDEEVQLFTTQLGSILQYVEKLNEESEQAEPFVFDELLSLPFREDIVIPSLTIDASLQNAPDRKKNFFRVPRIIP